A genomic segment from Flexistipes sp. encodes:
- a CDS encoding PSP1 domain-containing protein, whose product MKNVKATGVAFKRAGKIYDFLSNSVDLKRGDFAVIETEKGEDIASVIIPPREMSVADEQGMKKILRKAAEEDLNRLEENRKEEQKTFEICKEMINSHGLQMKLLKSEYTLDRTRLTFYFTAEGRIDFRQLVRDLAREFKTRIELRQVGVRDATKILGGFGICGKEFCCSTFLRKFDNISIKMAKDQNLILNPGKISGVCGRLMCCLMYEKDLYEEIEAESEDFVELTDIVDEDTGGKI is encoded by the coding sequence GTGAAAAACGTTAAGGCAACAGGAGTGGCTTTTAAAAGAGCCGGAAAAATATATGATTTCCTCAGTAACAGTGTGGATCTGAAACGGGGCGATTTTGCTGTAATTGAAACAGAGAAAGGTGAGGATATAGCATCGGTTATCATACCCCCTCGTGAAATGAGCGTGGCCGATGAGCAGGGGATGAAAAAAATACTCAGAAAAGCTGCTGAGGAAGATTTAAACAGGCTGGAAGAGAACCGGAAAGAAGAACAGAAAACCTTTGAAATCTGCAAAGAGATGATAAACTCACACGGACTGCAGATGAAATTATTAAAATCTGAATATACACTGGATAGAACGAGGCTCACCTTTTACTTTACCGCTGAAGGGCGGATTGACTTCAGACAGCTGGTGAGAGATCTTGCCAGAGAATTTAAAACCCGTATTGAACTCAGACAGGTGGGAGTAAGGGATGCCACAAAAATCCTTGGAGGTTTCGGGATTTGTGGTAAAGAATTTTGCTGCTCTACTTTTCTTCGGAAATTTGACAATATTTCTATAAAAATGGCAAAAGATCAGAATCTTATCCTCAATCCGGGTAAAATTTCCGGAGTATGCGGCAGGCTTATGTGCTGCCTTATGTATGAAAAAGACTTGTATGAAGAGATTGAGGCCGAATCGGAAGATTTTGTTGAATTAACAGATATTGTAGATGAAGATACCGGAGGGAAAATATGA
- a CDS encoding DNA polymerase III subunit, with protein sequence MITGHSREKDIFTNIIKNKSLLNSYIFSGKNGIGKKLFAEELARSALCLEEKAFEDCECSSCTLARQGNNPDIRVVDDDTIKIDRVRDFAADAHISPYFGKYKFFIINNAHLMTRDAANSFLKTLEEPSPTTVFILVTHKEASLLPTIKSRCIEVKFGRLKSEELAYILTQKGYEAAKANSISQVASGSVETAVYLMEQNAESMETFRDMTFENTLTSLMKLKNRDEIKNYVFNLYISILESYKTTYDDTLLNFMNELLLVIKRLEYNINTEMAKMYLLTKAEEVLSEKR encoded by the coding sequence TTGATTACAGGACATTCGAGAGAAAAGGATATATTTACAAATATTATCAAAAACAAAAGTCTGCTCAACTCTTACATTTTCAGCGGTAAAAACGGAATAGGCAAGAAGCTTTTCGCTGAAGAACTCGCCCGCTCAGCACTATGTTTAGAGGAAAAAGCATTTGAAGACTGTGAATGCAGCTCGTGCACACTTGCCAGACAGGGAAATAATCCGGACATCAGAGTTGTAGACGATGATACGATAAAGATTGACCGGGTGCGCGATTTTGCTGCCGATGCACATATTTCTCCGTATTTCGGAAAATATAAGTTCTTTATCATAAACAATGCTCATCTTATGACACGCGATGCAGCCAACAGTTTTCTCAAAACACTTGAAGAACCTTCCCCTACAACTGTATTCATCCTTGTGACTCATAAAGAGGCATCATTACTGCCCACAATAAAATCAAGGTGTATAGAAGTAAAATTCGGCCGTCTTAAAAGTGAAGAATTAGCTTATATTTTGACCCAAAAGGGGTATGAAGCCGCAAAAGCAAACAGTATATCGCAGGTGGCGTCAGGTTCGGTGGAAACGGCTGTTTATCTGATGGAACAGAATGCAGAATCAATGGAGACTTTTCGGGATATGACCTTTGAAAATACACTAACTTCTCTGATGAAGCTTAAAAACAGAGATGAAATCAAAAACTATGTTTTTAACCTTTACATAAGTATACTGGAAAGCTATAAAACAACATATGACGATACTTTGCTCAACTTTATGAATGAGCTTTTACTGGTTATCAAACGACTGGAATACAATATTAACACTGAAATGGCAAAGATGTACCTATTAACTAAGGCAGAAGAGGTTTTAAGTGAAAAACGTTAA
- the tmk gene encoding dTMP kinase translates to MQNRKGLFITIDGIDGCGKSSQARKLAADLKEKALKKPDSDEQREIILTKEPGGTKAGKIFRDLLISSEYDLDPITELLVYCADRREHQDKVVIPETERENIVICDRFLMSTYAYQIFGRRLDGGILEYLTARTINRMPDLSIIIDVDIDTAVARARKRLERDFRMHQEGKFEQMPVEFFERVREGFLWYADNHKNTVTIDGNRSFNDVSKDIMRQVYKIL, encoded by the coding sequence GTGCAGAATCGTAAAGGACTTTTTATTACAATTGACGGTATAGACGGATGCGGCAAATCCAGTCAAGCCCGGAAACTGGCTGCAGATTTGAAGGAAAAAGCTCTTAAAAAACCGGATAGTGATGAACAGAGAGAAATTATACTCACAAAAGAGCCCGGAGGTACAAAAGCCGGCAAAATATTCAGAGATTTACTTATATCGAGTGAATACGATCTGGACCCGATAACGGAGCTTTTGGTATATTGTGCAGACCGAAGAGAACACCAGGACAAAGTTGTAATACCTGAAACTGAGAGAGAAAATATTGTAATTTGTGACAGGTTTCTTATGTCCACATACGCTTACCAGATTTTCGGCAGAAGATTGGACGGCGGGATACTGGAATACTTAACCGCCCGTACAATTAACAGAATGCCTGATCTGAGTATTATAATTGATGTTGATATTGACACAGCCGTTGCAAGAGCCAGGAAAAGGCTGGAAAGGGATTTTCGTATGCACCAGGAGGGCAAGTTTGAGCAAATGCCCGTGGAATTTTTTGAGCGTGTGCGCGAAGGTTTCCTTTGGTATGCAGACAACCACAAAAATACAGTAACAATAGACGGAAACAGATCATTTAACGATGTAAGTAAAGATATTATGCGCCAGGTCTATAAAATACTTTAA
- a CDS encoding molybdenum cofactor synthesis domain-containing protein encodes MGKIYSLSVSSEKGVRKENVDSVEILKNHGIQGDVHAGGWHRQVSFLAVESIEKMKNLGLDVKSGDFAENITTEGIDLCKLPVGSILESGKVRFVISQKGKICHNRCAIYFQAGDCIMPREGIFAEVLSSGTLQVNDQISVLPKKGLSVGIITLSDKGSKGERIDETAPALEHLLRQNFETSFIRKTLIADEESQLKSHLEDFCNTQEFDLILTNGSTGLSPRDIAPEATLEVIEKRLPGFEEAMRMESFKKTPHALISRAVCGCRKNSLIINLPGSPKGAVENFNVLISTIEHAISKLQGDKTDCAES; translated from the coding sequence ATGGGAAAAATATACAGTTTGTCTGTAAGCAGCGAAAAAGGTGTAAGAAAAGAAAATGTTGATTCTGTGGAAATACTAAAAAATCATGGGATACAGGGTGATGTACATGCCGGAGGGTGGCACAGACAGGTCAGTTTTCTGGCGGTTGAAAGTATAGAAAAAATGAAAAACCTCGGCCTTGACGTAAAAAGCGGCGATTTTGCTGAAAATATAACAACGGAAGGTATCGATTTATGCAAGCTGCCTGTTGGAAGCATATTGGAATCCGGAAAGGTAAGATTCGTCATCTCACAAAAAGGAAAAATCTGTCATAACAGATGCGCCATTTACTTTCAGGCCGGAGACTGCATTATGCCGAGAGAAGGTATATTTGCGGAAGTTTTGTCCTCAGGGACTCTACAGGTAAATGATCAAATATCCGTTTTGCCAAAAAAAGGCTTATCTGTGGGTATTATCACATTAAGCGACAAGGGTAGCAAAGGTGAACGCATTGATGAAACCGCGCCGGCACTTGAACATTTATTGAGGCAGAATTTTGAAACGTCTTTTATTCGCAAAACTCTGATAGCCGATGAAGAAAGTCAGTTGAAAAGCCATCTGGAAGACTTCTGCAACACACAGGAATTTGACCTTATATTAACAAACGGCTCCACCGGCCTTTCACCAAGAGACATAGCCCCGGAAGCCACTCTCGAAGTTATAGAAAAACGCCTGCCGGGCTTTGAAGAAGCCATGCGCATGGAAAGTTTTAAAAAAACCCCGCATGCTTTGATTTCAAGAGCTGTATGCGGATGCAGAAAAAATTCCCTTATAATTAATCTCCCCGGCAGCCCAAAAGGAGCTGTTGAAAATTTTAATGTATTAATCAGCACGATAGAACACGCAATATCCAAACTACAGGGGGATAAAACCGACTGTGCAGAATCGTAA
- the purN gene encoding phosphoribosylglycinamide formyltransferase yields MKNIAVLLSGRGSNFKAIYSSIEAGYITDARITTVVSNKAEAPGLQFAKDRGLNSYFVNPSEYGSRTAYDTEIIDILKSRKTDLVCLAGYMKLLSAKFVDTFKNRIMNIHPSLLPSFPGLNAQKQALDYGVKISGCTVHFVDKELDHGPIILQKAVEIKKNDTVNDLSERILKEEHKIYPEAVRLFVENRLTLHNRKVSIDYS; encoded by the coding sequence TTGAAAAATATTGCAGTTCTTTTGAGCGGCCGGGGCAGCAATTTCAAGGCTATATACAGCTCAATTGAAGCCGGTTATATAACAGATGCAAGGATAACGACCGTTGTCAGTAATAAAGCTGAGGCCCCCGGTTTGCAGTTTGCCAAAGACAGGGGTTTAAACTCTTATTTTGTAAATCCTTCAGAATATGGCAGTAGAACGGCCTATGATACAGAAATTATCGATATCCTGAAATCCAGGAAAACAGATCTGGTATGCCTGGCCGGTTACATGAAGCTCCTTTCGGCAAAATTTGTAGATACATTTAAAAACAGGATTATGAATATCCACCCTTCCCTTTTGCCCTCTTTCCCCGGACTAAACGCACAAAAACAGGCATTGGACTACGGGGTTAAGATTTCCGGCTGCACTGTTCATTTTGTGGACAAAGAATTGGATCACGGCCCCATAATTCTCCAAAAAGCTGTTGAAATAAAGAAAAACGATACCGTAAACGATCTCTCGGAAAGAATTTTGAAAGAAGAGCATAAAATTTATCCGGAAGCAGTCCGGCTCTTTGTTGAAAACCGACTGACTTTACATAACAGAAAAGTCAGTATCGACTACAGTTGA
- the purM gene encoding phosphoribosylformylglycinamidine cyclo-ligase: MDYKSSGVDIDAGNDFVNKIKPFVKSTLNANVPGNIGGFAGFYDIAETVGKIKNPLLCSSTDGVGTKLKVAIETGKFDTVGIDLVAMCVNDLIVPGAKPLFFLDYLATSKLNIENMSEVVKGIAAGCREADVALLGGETAEMPGMYSDKDFDLAGFAVGIVDKEKIIDGSGIKESDIVFGLPSTGFHSNGFSLLRKLLKESGYTFEDEFVKGTSVGEMLLEPTKIYVKDVMEMLNSGINIKGMAHITGGGFYENIPRILPPGTGADIYRDKIPQMQCYEFIKNLYSGEERELYRVFNMGIGMVMVVDYADYESFKQFLKKNLISAYEIGRITANKEVRISGVDF; the protein is encoded by the coding sequence ATGGATTATAAATCTTCCGGAGTGGATATTGACGCCGGAAACGATTTTGTAAATAAAATAAAACCTTTCGTAAAAAGCACTTTAAATGCAAATGTCCCCGGCAATATAGGTGGCTTTGCTGGATTTTACGATATAGCCGAAACAGTTGGTAAAATTAAAAATCCTTTGCTATGTTCCAGCACAGATGGAGTCGGAACAAAGCTGAAAGTTGCAATTGAAACGGGGAAGTTCGATACTGTCGGTATAGACCTTGTGGCGATGTGTGTTAATGATTTGATAGTACCGGGGGCCAAGCCCCTGTTTTTTTTGGACTATTTGGCCACCTCAAAGCTGAACATAGAAAATATGTCTGAAGTTGTTAAAGGTATCGCCGCAGGCTGCAGAGAGGCAGATGTAGCTCTTCTCGGCGGAGAAACGGCTGAAATGCCCGGCATGTACAGTGATAAAGATTTTGATCTTGCAGGCTTTGCTGTGGGAATTGTGGATAAAGAAAAAATTATTGACGGATCAGGTATAAAAGAATCAGATATAGTCTTCGGACTGCCTTCAACCGGATTCCACAGCAACGGCTTTTCCCTTTTAAGAAAATTGCTAAAAGAGTCAGGATATACATTTGAGGATGAATTTGTAAAGGGAACAAGTGTCGGTGAAATGCTCCTTGAACCCACTAAAATATATGTAAAAGATGTGATGGAAATGTTAAATTCCGGAATAAATATCAAAGGAATGGCCCATATAACCGGCGGCGGATTCTACGAAAACATCCCGAGAATTCTTCCACCGGGAACAGGGGCCGACATATACAGAGATAAAATACCTCAGATGCAGTGTTATGAATTTATCAAAAATCTATACAGCGGTGAAGAGAGAGAGCTGTACAGGGTTTTTAATATGGGTATAGGCATGGTTATGGTAGTTGATTATGCTGATTATGAGAGTTTCAAACAATTTCTGAAAAAGAATCTAATAAGCGCATATGAAATAGGAAGAATCACGGCTAACAAAGAAGTCCGGATCAGCGGAGTGGACTTTTGA
- a CDS encoding response regulator — MNSKILLIDDSITIHRVIDLSIDSTQFEVSKVFSAEDAESKLRDFHPDIILLDNKLENVKTSDFIAKIKNATPEAKILLLVGAFDKIGEAEVERLGADGFLVKPFNSSSLEEKLNEYAQEPSQPEEQEEKPETEDKKEYSDTETEEQKEELSVTAESFANSSTEEQKEEEDLTETFDTEFETGQPEEESFLETEDEKKDIFEDIQTEEQTEEPKPEFDKEVKDESFEDIFDDLEKEEEQESKEETSSMEINEDAKAEQPDEEQKEEFGEGLGEESFEDIFDDLENEEADQEPTEETSSIEMSGEIEKEEELSSALDDIVEETSETEEEEIQEEPLLQPEELSPEEETYEPESSPEQIKETAESTEKRYADFNKEAFIDALKSVMDDYKGDLDKAVIKDAVKEALGEDFLKDVIKESLRENLEKVIWEVVPDLSEKLILEEIERLKKGGQENQ, encoded by the coding sequence ATGAACAGCAAAATATTACTAATTGACGACAGCATAACGATCCACAGGGTTATCGATCTTTCCATAGACAGTACACAGTTCGAAGTGAGCAAGGTTTTTTCAGCTGAAGATGCAGAAAGCAAGCTGAGAGACTTTCACCCCGATATAATTCTCCTTGACAATAAACTGGAAAATGTAAAAACATCAGACTTTATCGCTAAAATCAAAAATGCAACGCCTGAGGCTAAAATATTACTATTGGTGGGCGCTTTCGACAAGATTGGGGAAGCCGAAGTCGAGCGTTTAGGTGCTGACGGATTTCTTGTAAAGCCTTTTAACTCAAGCTCTCTTGAGGAAAAACTCAACGAATACGCCCAAGAGCCTTCCCAGCCAGAAGAGCAGGAAGAAAAGCCTGAAACCGAAGATAAAAAAGAATACTCTGATACTGAAACAGAGGAACAGAAAGAAGAACTCTCCGTTACTGCGGAATCATTTGCAAATTCCAGTACAGAGGAACAAAAAGAAGAGGAAGATTTAACCGAAACCTTCGATACAGAATTCGAGACAGGCCAACCGGAGGAAGAGTCCTTTTTGGAAACGGAAGATGAAAAAAAGGACATCTTCGAAGATATACAAACAGAAGAGCAAACGGAAGAGCCTAAGCCAGAGTTTGATAAAGAAGTAAAAGATGAATCCTTTGAGGATATCTTCGATGACCTGGAAAAAGAAGAAGAGCAGGAATCCAAAGAAGAAACATCTTCTATGGAAATAAATGAAGATGCCAAAGCAGAACAGCCGGATGAAGAACAGAAGGAAGAGTTCGGTGAAGGGCTGGGTGAGGAATCCTTTGAGGATATTTTCGATGATCTGGAAAATGAGGAAGCAGATCAGGAGCCCACAGAAGAGACATCTTCAATAGAAATGAGTGGAGAAATTGAAAAAGAAGAAGAATTAAGCTCAGCACTGGATGATATTGTTGAGGAAACCTCGGAAACCGAAGAGGAAGAGATTCAGGAGGAACCTTTATTACAGCCTGAAGAGTTATCACCGGAGGAAGAAACCTATGAACCGGAAAGCAGTCCAGAGCAAATAAAAGAAACGGCGGAATCAACCGAAAAGAGGTATGCTGACTTTAACAAAGAAGCATTTATTGATGCTTTGAAGAGTGTCATGGACGATTACAAAGGTGATTTGGATAAAGCAGTGATAAAAGATGCAGTAAAAGAGGCTCTTGGAGAAGATTTTCTAAAGGATGTGATAAAAGAGTCGTTAAGGGAAAATCTTGAAAAGGTAATATGGGAGGTTGTTCCCGATCTATCTGAAAAGCTTATTCTGGAAGAGATTGAACGGTTGAAAAAAGGCGGGCAGGAAAATCAGTAA
- a CDS encoding chemotaxis protein CheW: MKGLTFRDKDYKFLVDIKNVLHISRYKEIKGELDDFRVVNFGSLFFDEKTENGDIIFVEHEENIVALHVEKVESIENADKIIPFEKELFMVKPILGAVKSENNETCYLIDVEKIIGVDHEQQNITN, translated from the coding sequence TTGAAAGGGCTAACGTTTAGAGACAAAGATTATAAATTTCTTGTTGATATAAAAAATGTTTTGCACATATCCCGTTATAAGGAAATAAAGGGCGAACTTGATGATTTCAGGGTAGTTAATTTTGGTTCGCTTTTCTTTGATGAAAAAACGGAAAATGGTGATATAATCTTTGTAGAGCATGAAGAGAATATTGTTGCCCTGCATGTGGAAAAGGTCGAATCAATTGAAAATGCTGATAAAATAATTCCTTTTGAAAAAGAATTATTTATGGTAAAACCCATATTAGGAGCTGTAAAATCTGAGAACAATGAAACCTGCTATTTGATAGATGTAGAAAAAATTATAGGGGTTGACCATGAACAGCAAAATATTACTAATTGA
- a CDS encoding hybrid sensor histidine kinase/response regulator: protein MAKINKKELVDFFLMESAEHFEAIQNGLLVLERDPGNWSVIDELFRSAHTIKGSAAMVGFKNVAHIAHSLEDTLDQLRKGNITPEEKLVTFLLDFVEKFNGLINKNKRDLNEQETEDFEKILEENITSEQKQQESKEQTDESSAGEEAYETSEQTELAEEKTQRVESATRKAILENADEKYNKTLDTSYSDEFIRIRLERLDNLLNLVGELITNKNRQTDRVHALKNLGVDLEYTKNRLMNIIKEFEEKYAYSMENLREMPVEDSTFADFSETEFDRYDDFNIFSRRLAEIGNDIVTIINDILTNFTYFTEETDYIGKITDSLQRNLTDIRMVPVDRLFNIALRTVRTASISENKLVNINLSGESIELDKSLIDALNEVIIHIIRNAVSHGIEDRKTRKKYGKNEEGIINLSASRESNIIVFEISDDGEGIDPAKLKDKAVELGILARYDADNMRADKVMDLIFHPGFSTKAGAGDVSGRGVGLDAVKKKIESLGGSIYVNSEKGKGTTFILNVPITLLIADYLVLRENKQLFSIPIIGVHETFEIHPDEIRKIGNHFFYEVRGDIYEIHDLGTLIKQTSQASFKEGNIGILVDGPRKSYVLTVDELIGRETAVTKKMGRFLSGLSYFAGANIGPQGEVRFIIDTIKLMEAKSGTITYKRDTGSEKKTKGINYISNSILVVDDSISVRKYLKKLLSDEYYVDEAVDGVDALRKLETKRYDLVITDLEMPSMNGYELIEHIRTIKGDNLTHIFVLTSRATEKHRMKAMELGANEFIIKPIREQSIMNKVKGVMIERANV, encoded by the coding sequence ATGGCGAAAATAAATAAAAAAGAACTGGTAGACTTCTTTCTGATGGAGAGTGCTGAGCACTTTGAGGCCATACAAAATGGCCTCCTCGTACTCGAACGGGATCCGGGGAACTGGTCTGTAATCGATGAACTTTTCAGAAGTGCCCATACGATAAAGGGCTCGGCAGCAATGGTTGGCTTCAAGAACGTTGCTCATATTGCACACTCATTGGAAGATACCCTGGATCAGTTAAGAAAGGGAAACATTACTCCGGAGGAAAAACTTGTAACTTTTCTCCTGGATTTTGTTGAAAAATTTAATGGTCTTATTAACAAAAACAAAAGGGATCTCAACGAACAGGAAACGGAAGATTTTGAAAAAATACTGGAAGAAAACATAACGTCCGAACAAAAACAGCAAGAGTCTAAGGAACAAACAGATGAAAGTTCGGCCGGGGAAGAGGCGTACGAAACCTCAGAACAAACCGAGCTGGCAGAGGAAAAAACCCAAAGGGTGGAATCGGCAACCAGAAAAGCGATACTCGAAAATGCTGATGAAAAGTACAACAAAACCTTAGACACCTCATACTCCGATGAATTTATTCGGATTCGCCTGGAGAGACTGGATAACCTGCTGAATCTTGTCGGAGAACTGATTACCAACAAAAACAGACAGACAGACAGGGTGCATGCTCTTAAGAATCTCGGTGTAGACCTTGAGTATACCAAAAACAGGCTTATGAATATCATCAAAGAGTTTGAGGAAAAATATGCATACTCTATGGAAAATCTCCGGGAAATGCCTGTTGAAGACTCAACATTTGCCGATTTCAGTGAAACAGAGTTTGACAGATATGATGACTTTAACATTTTTTCCAGAAGACTTGCTGAAATCGGTAATGATATTGTAACAATCATCAACGATATTCTCACTAATTTCACTTACTTTACGGAGGAAACAGATTATATCGGAAAAATTACGGATTCTCTCCAGAGAAATCTTACAGATATCAGAATGGTCCCCGTGGACAGGCTTTTTAATATAGCACTCAGAACGGTAAGAACAGCTTCAATCTCTGAAAACAAGCTGGTGAATATTAACTTATCAGGTGAAAGTATTGAGCTTGACAAATCCCTAATTGACGCACTAAATGAGGTAATTATCCATATTATCCGCAATGCTGTATCCCACGGTATTGAAGACAGGAAAACAAGGAAAAAATACGGAAAAAACGAAGAAGGCATCATTAACCTGAGTGCAAGCAGAGAAAGTAACATAATTGTCTTTGAAATATCAGACGACGGTGAAGGTATAGACCCGGCGAAGCTGAAAGACAAAGCTGTTGAATTGGGGATTCTGGCCAGATATGATGCAGATAATATGAGAGCCGATAAAGTAATGGATTTAATATTCCACCCCGGCTTCTCCACAAAAGCAGGTGCCGGTGATGTATCAGGCAGAGGTGTGGGGCTTGATGCCGTAAAGAAGAAAATTGAATCCCTGGGCGGTTCGATCTATGTAAACAGTGAAAAAGGTAAAGGCACCACATTTATACTAAACGTCCCTATTACACTTTTAATAGCGGATTATCTTGTTCTGAGGGAAAATAAACAGTTGTTTTCAATCCCTATCATAGGTGTTCATGAAACGTTTGAGATTCATCCGGATGAAATCAGGAAAATAGGAAACCACTTTTTCTATGAAGTACGCGGTGACATCTATGAAATTCATGATCTGGGGACACTTATTAAGCAGACATCGCAGGCAAGTTTCAAAGAGGGAAACATCGGAATACTTGTGGACGGCCCCCGAAAAAGTTATGTATTAACCGTTGATGAGCTCATTGGCAGGGAAACCGCCGTTACGAAAAAAATGGGCAGATTTCTCAGCGGCCTGTCTTACTTTGCAGGGGCAAATATAGGTCCCCAGGGTGAAGTAAGATTTATCATCGATACAATAAAACTTATGGAAGCAAAAAGCGGTACCATTACCTATAAAAGGGACACAGGATCTGAGAAAAAAACAAAAGGAATCAATTATATCTCCAACAGCATCCTCGTTGTTGATGACTCAATCAGTGTTAGAAAATATCTGAAGAAGCTGCTTTCTGACGAATACTATGTTGACGAAGCCGTGGACGGTGTGGATGCGCTGAGAAAGCTCGAAACCAAACGTTACGATTTGGTAATTACAGATTTAGAAATGCCTTCTATGAACGGTTATGAGCTTATAGAGCATATAAGGACAATTAAGGGGGATAACCTGACACATATTTTCGTATTAACATCACGGGCAACAGAAAAACACAGGATGAAAGCAATGGAGCTCGGTGCTAATGAGTTTATAATAAAACCTATACGCGAACAATCCATTATGAATAAAGTCAAGGGAGTAATGATTGAAAGGGCTAACGTTTAG